AGCGGGCCCGGCAGCGGGCCCGGCCGGTGCGGCCGCACCCGTACCGGCGGCCGCGCCCACCGCCACGGTGATCAGCGGAGCCCCCACCGGGAGCTCCTCGCCCTCCGCGCCGAACCGGGCGGTGACCACGCCCCCGTACGGACAGGGCACCTCCACCATCGCCTTGGCCGTCTCGACCTCGACGACGGGCTGGTCGATGGCGACGACATCGCCCACCGCCACCAGCCAGCGCACGATCTCGGCCTCCGTGAGGCCCTCGCCGAGATCGGGCAGCTTGAATTCCATGACCTGCGGCATCAGTTCTCCCACTGCAGGCGGGCGACGGTGTCCAGGATCCGGTCCACGCCGGGCAGGTGGTGCTTCTCCAGCATCGGCGGCGGATAGGGGATGTCGAAGCCCGTCACCCGCAGCACCGGCGCCTCCAAGTGGTGGAAGCAGCGCTCCGTGATCCGCGCCGCGATCTCCGCCCCCGGGCCGCCGAAGCCGCCCGACTCGTGGACGACCACCGCGCGCCCGGTCCGCCGTACGGACTCCACGACCGTGTCCTCGTCGAAGGGGACCAGCGAGCGCAGGTCGACGACCTCCAGGTCCCAGCCCTCCTCGCGCGCCGCCTCGGCGGCCTCCAGGCACACGGGCAGCGAGGGCCCGTAGGTGATCAGCGTCGCGCTCGCGCCGCTGCGCCGTACGAGCGCCGTGCCGATCCCCGGCACCCGCGCCGGCGCCTCCGGCGACCAGTCGGCCTTCGCCCAGTAGAGCCGCTTGGGCTCCAGGAAGACCACCGGGTCGTCGCTGGCGATGGACGCGCGCAGCAGCCCGTACGCGTCCTCGACCGTCGCCGGGGTCACCACGGTCAGGCCCGGGGTGGCCACGTAGTACGCCTCGGAGGAGTCGCTGTGGTGCTCCACGCCGCCGATCCCGCCGCCGTACGGCACCCGGATGGTGATCGGCAGCGGCATCGCGCCCCGGGTGCGGTTGCGCATCTTCGCCACGTGCGAGATCAGCTGCTCGAAGGCCGGGTACGCGAAGGCGTCGAACTGCATCTCGACCACCGGCCGCAGCCCGTACATGGCCATGCCGACGGCCGCGCCCAGGATGCCGGCCTCGGCCAGCGGCGTGTCCGTGCAGCGGTCCTCGCCGAACTCCTTCGCCAGGCCGTCCGTGATCCGGAAGACCCCGCCCAGCGTCCCGACGTCCTCGCCCATGACGTGCACGGTCGGGTCCTCGGCCATCGCATCGCGCATCGCCCGGGTCAGGGCCTGCGCCATCGTGGCCGGCTTGGCCCTGGGCACCGCCGCGGCCACCGGCGTCGTCGTCGACGTCGTCATCACTCGCCCTCCGCTTCCAGCTCCGCGCGGAGCAGGGCCGCCTGCTCGCGCAGCCGGCCGGTCTGCTCCGCGTAGACGTGCGCGAAGAGGTCCATCGGGTCCAGCACGGGATCGGCGTTCATGGCCTCGCGCAGCGCCGCCGCCATCTCCTCGGCCGCCTCGCGCTCCACCCGCACCCCCTCCTCGTCGAGGATGCCGCGGGCGGTCAGCTCCCGCTCCAGCAGCGCGACCGGGTCGTGCGCCTTCCACGCCTCGACCTCGGCGTCGCCGCGGTAGCGGGTCGCGTCGTCGGCGTTGGTGTGCGCCTCCATCCGGTACGTGACCGCCTCGACCAGGGTCGGGCCGCCGCCGGCCCGGGCCCGCCGGACGGCCTCGGAGAGGACCTCGTGCATCGCCGCGACGTCGTTGCCGTCGACCAGCCGGCCGGGCATCCCGTACCCCACGGCCTTGTGGGCCAGGGTCGGGGCGGCGCTCTGCTTGGCGAGCGGGACGGATATCGCGAAGCCGTTGTTCTGCACGAGGAAGACCACCGGTGCCTGCCAGACGGCAGCGAAGTTCATCGCCTCGTGGAAGTCGCCCTCGCTGGTGCCGCCGTCGCCGACCATCGCGAGGGCGACCACGTCGTCCCCGCGCAGCCGGGCCGCGTGCGCCAGGCCCACCGCGTGCGGCAACTGGGTGGCGAGCGGGGTGCTCAGCGGTGCGATGCGCAGCTCGCGCGGGTCGTAGCCGGTGTGCCAGTCGCCCCGCAGCAGGGTCAGCGCCTGCACCGGGTCGAGCCCGCGCGCCACGGCCGCCAGGGTGTCGCGGTAGGACGGGAAGAGCCAGTCGCGCTCCTCCAGGACCAGCGCGGCCGCGATCTCGCAGGCCTCCTGGCCGACGGTCGAGGGGTACACGGCGAGCCGGCCCTGCCGGGTGAGCGCGGTGGCCTGGGCGTTGTAGCGGCGACCGCGCACCAGCTCGGCGTAGCACCGCCGCATCAGCACCGGGTCGAGCCGGTCCGCCGCCCCGGTGCCCAGCACCCGGTAGGGCTCCGGGTCCGGCAGCAGCGGAGCGGCGTCCGTACGGGGCCTCCAGGCGGGCGGCGGGGTGGACCGGTGGGACGCACCGGCACCGGGCAGCTCTTGGACCGTCATGGCGGCGTACACCTCCTCGTGGGAAGCGGGCGGGGAGGGCCCCGGATGTGAGGCGCCTCACCTACCGATTGTTCGGTTGTCCGCGCATTTTGGCTACAGGCGCCTCCAGGCTGTGGACAAACTGGCGGCGGGGCCCTGGGATGGGTGCAGGACGTCCAGGAGAGGGAGGCATCGGGCAATGCCGGATGAACAAATGGCCGGAGCGGGCTCCGCACCGGCCGCGCCGGGCGGCGCGCAGGGCGCACCCGGGACCCCGCCGGTGCCGCCCCGCCCGCTGGACCCGATCGACCGGTCGATCATGCGCCTGCTCCAGGCGGACGGCCGCGCGTCGATACGGTCGGTGGCCGAGCAGGTGCACGTCTCGCGCGCGAACGCCTACGCGCGGATCAACCGGCTCATCGACGACGGGGTGATCCGCGGGTTCACCGCCCGCGTCGACCACGAACGGGCCGGTCAGGGCGCCTCCGCCTACATCACGCTGAAGATCGTCCAGAACTCCTGGCGCACGGTCCGCGAGCAGCTGCGCGAGCTCCCGGGCGCCGCCCACATCGCCCTGGTCAGCGGGGACTTCGACGTCCTGCTCCTGGTGCACACCCCGGACAACCGCACCCTGCGCGAACTGGTCCTCACCCGCCTCCAGTCCATCCCCGAGGTGCTCTCGACGCGCACCCTGCTGGTGTTCGAGGAGACGGATCTGCTGGCGCCGGGCCCCGGCCCCGGCCTGCCCCCCGGAACGACGATCACGGAGGAGTAGGCCGTCCGGGTCACGGACGCCGCGCACCGGCCCGTGCAGCGCCGGTGCGCGGGCCGGCCCCGACGGCGCGCGGTCCGGCACCGCGCGGGGCCGGCCCGTGCGCCGGTCAGCCGCGGTTCGTGCGCAGGCCGTCGAGGGCCATGCCGACCACCGCGTCGGCGAGCTGGTCCCGGCTCGTGCCCGGGTGCGGGCGGTACCACTCGACCAGCGAGTTCACCATGCCGAAGAGCAGCCGGGTGGCGAGCCGGATGTCCACGTCCCCCCGCAGGTCGCCGTCGGCCGCGGCGGCCTTCAGCAGCTCGGCCACCTGCTGGTCGAACTCGCGGCGCCGCTCCAGGGCCCAGCGCTCGGTGCGGGTGTTGCCCCGTACCCGCAGCAGCAGGGTCACGTACGGCAGTTCGCCGACCAGCACCTCCACCGTGCGCCGGGTGACGTACTCGACGCGCTCGACCGCGCGGCCCCGTACCGCCCCGGGCTCCTCAAGGACGGCGAACAGGCCGTCCAGGGCGCGGCTGACGGCGCGCCGCAGCAGCTCCTCCTTGCCCGCCACGTGGTGGTAGATGGAGGACTTCGAGATGCCGGCGGCCTTGGAGAGATGCTCCATCGACGTGCCGTCGTAGCCGCGCTCGTTGAAGACCTGGACCGCGACGGCCAGCAGGGTCTCCGGTGTGTAGGTGTCCCGCTTGGCCGTGGTCACCGCACCTCCCCCTCCTCGTCCCCGTCGCCCTCGTAGCCGAGCTTGAACAGCGCCAGGGACGGAGCGTACCGGCCGCCGGGACAGCGTTCGTCCAGGTGGTGCAGCAGGTCGTAGGCCCAGTCGCGGCCGAGGCGCTCGTGCCATGCGGTCGGCCCCAGCGGGTAGTTGACGCCCAGGCGCATCGCGGTGTCGATGTCCTCGGCGGCGGCCACGCCGCGGGCGACGGCGTCGGCGGTGAGGTCGATCAGCATCGCCACGGTCCGGGCGACGATCATGCCGGGGACGTCGCCGATGACGGAGACGTGCTTGCCGAGCTTCTGGAAGAGGCCGACGGCCTCCGCGAGGGTCCGCGCGCTGGTGTCGGCGCTCGCGGAGAGCGCGATCCGGGTGCAGCCGCGGTAGTCCAGCGCGAGGTCGAAGTAGACGACGTCGGAGAACTCCACGGAGGTCTTGCCGTCCGCGAGCACCAGCTGGCCCTCGCCGGGCAGCTGGATGTACGGGCCCCCGTGCGCGGTGGCGGTGACCGCGATCCCGGCCTCCTCCAGCAGCTCGGTCAGCCCGGCGGCGGGCCCGAGGTCCCCGACGACGGTCACCGCCTCCGGCGCCTCCTCGGGCCCGGCGGTGTGCGGGGCGGGGAC
Above is a window of Streptomyces subrutilus DNA encoding:
- a CDS encoding alpha-ketoacid dehydrogenase subunit beta, with product MTTSTTTPVAAAVPRAKPATMAQALTRAMRDAMAEDPTVHVMGEDVGTLGGVFRITDGLAKEFGEDRCTDTPLAEAGILGAAVGMAMYGLRPVVEMQFDAFAYPAFEQLISHVAKMRNRTRGAMPLPITIRVPYGGGIGGVEHHSDSSEAYYVATPGLTVVTPATVEDAYGLLRASIASDDPVVFLEPKRLYWAKADWSPEAPARVPGIGTALVRRSGASATLITYGPSLPVCLEAAEAAREEGWDLEVVDLRSLVPFDEDTVVESVRRTGRAVVVHESGGFGGPGAEIAARITERCFHHLEAPVLRVTGFDIPYPPPMLEKHHLPGVDRILDTVARLQWEN
- the pdhA gene encoding pyruvate dehydrogenase (acetyl-transferring) E1 component subunit alpha, producing the protein MTVQELPGAGASHRSTPPPAWRPRTDAAPLLPDPEPYRVLGTGAADRLDPVLMRRCYAELVRGRRYNAQATALTRQGRLAVYPSTVGQEACEIAAALVLEERDWLFPSYRDTLAAVARGLDPVQALTLLRGDWHTGYDPRELRIAPLSTPLATQLPHAVGLAHAARLRGDDVVALAMVGDGGTSEGDFHEAMNFAAVWQAPVVFLVQNNGFAISVPLAKQSAAPTLAHKAVGYGMPGRLVDGNDVAAMHEVLSEAVRRARAGGGPTLVEAVTYRMEAHTNADDATRYRGDAEVEAWKAHDPVALLERELTARGILDEEGVRVEREAAEEMAAALREAMNADPVLDPMDLFAHVYAEQTGRLREQAALLRAELEAEGE
- a CDS encoding Lrp/AsnC family transcriptional regulator, giving the protein MPDEQMAGAGSAPAAPGGAQGAPGTPPVPPRPLDPIDRSIMRLLQADGRASIRSVAEQVHVSRANAYARINRLIDDGVIRGFTARVDHERAGQGASAYITLKIVQNSWRTVREQLRELPGAAHIALVSGDFDVLLLVHTPDNRTLRELVLTRLQSIPEVLSTRTLLVFEETDLLAPGPGPGLPPGTTITEE
- a CDS encoding TetR/AcrR family transcriptional regulator, with translation MTTAKRDTYTPETLLAVAVQVFNERGYDGTSMEHLSKAAGISKSSIYHHVAGKEELLRRAVSRALDGLFAVLEEPGAVRGRAVERVEYVTRRTVEVLVGELPYVTLLLRVRGNTRTERWALERRREFDQQVAELLKAAAADGDLRGDVDIRLATRLLFGMVNSLVEWYRPHPGTSRDQLADAVVGMALDGLRTNRG